A region of Novipirellula caenicola DNA encodes the following proteins:
- the gnd gene encoding decarboxylating NADP(+)-dependent phosphogluconate dehydrogenase, producing MSGDCDFGLIGLAVMGENLALNVESRGYKVAVYNRTTEKVDELINGRAKGKNFVGTHTIEEFVKSVKRPRKLMMLVKAGPAVDAIIDQLIPLCEPGDIIIDGGNTHYADTERRTKKVEEAGLLFCGCGVSGGEEGALLGPSMMPGGSEAAWPEVKEMFQAISAKVGPNDDIPCCEWVGPRGAGHYVKMVHNGIEYGDMQLICEGYQLLREVGGLSNDELYDVFDKWNQGDLSSYLIEISRDIFSVKDDQGGDGYLVDKILDVAGAKGTGKWMSQLALDLGVPSTLVTTAVFARGLSAQKEARVRASKTLNGPSEASNPEMRAAAMKLVGDREAFIEAVRQALYASKIVSYAQGFVQLQAASAEHKWDLNYGDCALLWRGGCIIRAVFLDRIKEAFDENPNLENLLLHPFFEKAVENAQEKWRAVVAAASILGIPVPAFSTALCYYDGYRMARLPANMLQAQRDYFGAHTYQRTDMEGTFHSEWIQLRKAPKNS from the coding sequence ATGAGCGGCGATTGCGATTTTGGCCTCATCGGATTGGCAGTGATGGGCGAAAACCTGGCTTTGAACGTCGAAAGTCGCGGCTACAAAGTCGCCGTCTACAATCGGACAACCGAGAAAGTTGACGAGCTGATCAACGGTCGTGCCAAAGGCAAAAATTTTGTCGGCACTCACACGATCGAAGAGTTTGTCAAATCGGTCAAACGGCCTCGTAAATTGATGATGTTGGTCAAGGCAGGCCCCGCGGTTGACGCGATCATCGACCAATTGATCCCACTATGCGAGCCTGGCGACATCATCATCGATGGTGGTAACACGCATTACGCCGATACCGAGCGACGAACCAAGAAGGTCGAAGAAGCGGGATTGCTGTTCTGTGGCTGCGGCGTTTCCGGTGGCGAAGAAGGCGCGTTGTTGGGCCCAAGTATGATGCCTGGCGGCAGCGAAGCGGCTTGGCCCGAAGTCAAAGAGATGTTCCAAGCGATCTCGGCCAAGGTCGGACCGAATGACGACATCCCTTGTTGCGAATGGGTTGGCCCTCGCGGTGCCGGTCACTACGTCAAAATGGTCCACAACGGGATCGAGTACGGCGACATGCAACTGATTTGCGAAGGCTACCAGTTGCTTCGCGAAGTCGGCGGACTGTCCAACGACGAACTGTATGACGTGTTCGACAAATGGAACCAAGGTGACTTGTCGAGCTACTTGATCGAAATCAGCCGCGATATTTTCAGCGTCAAAGACGACCAAGGTGGTGACGGCTACCTCGTCGACAAGATCTTGGACGTTGCCGGTGCCAAAGGAACCGGAAAATGGATGAGCCAATTGGCACTGGATCTCGGCGTGCCTAGCACGTTGGTCACGACCGCCGTGTTCGCTCGCGGTTTGTCGGCTCAGAAAGAAGCTCGCGTGCGAGCCAGCAAAACGCTCAACGGTCCCTCCGAAGCATCCAACCCTGAGATGCGAGCGGCAGCAATGAAATTGGTCGGCGATCGCGAAGCCTTCATCGAAGCAGTCCGCCAAGCATTGTATGCATCGAAGATCGTCAGCTACGCTCAAGGTTTTGTGCAACTGCAAGCGGCATCGGCCGAGCACAAATGGGACCTCAACTACGGTGATTGTGCATTGCTGTGGCGTGGCGGTTGCATCATCCGCGCGGTCTTCTTGGATCGCATCAAGGAAGCGTTCGACGAGAACCCGAACCTGGAAAACTTGTTGTTGCACCCATTCTTTGAGAAGGCGGTCGAGAACGCCCAAGAGAAGTGGCGAGCCGTGGTCGCGGCGGCGTCGATCCTTGGCATCCCTGTGCCTGCGTTCAGCACCGCATTGTGCTACTACGACGGCTACCGGATGGCTCGTCTGCCAGCCAACATGCTGCAAGCCCAACGCGATTACTTTGGTGCTCACACCTACCAACGCACCGACATGGAAGGCACTTTCCACAGCGAATGGATCCAGCTGCGTAAGGCCCCCAAGAACTCGTAA